Sequence from the Microbacterium sp. AZCO genome:
CGATGCCCTCGAGCGGCTCATCGGAGAGGACGCCGCCGTGAGCGCCCGCACCCTCCGCGATCTCGAGCAGGAGCTGAAGGACACGGGGATGCTGCAGCGCGCCTCCGACGGTGCGCTCCGGCTCACCCCGCGCGCGATGCGGCAACTCGGTCGGGCGCTCCTGCGGGACATCGCGACGCGCCAGTCGGGACGCCTCGGCCGCCGCGAGACCCGCAACGCCGGCGCCGCCGGCGACCGCACCGGCGCGACCCGCGAGTGGGCGTTCGGTGACACCGAGCCGTGGGACATCCCGCGCACCGTGTCGAACGCGGTCCTGCGCACCGTCGCCGACGGGGGCGACGCGACGTCGGGCGTGCGCCTGAAGACGAGCGACGTGGAGGTCGTCGAGACCGAGCAGCGCACGCAGGCGGCCGTCGCCCTGCTCGTCGACACGTCGTTCTCGATGGCGATGGACGGGCGGTGGGTGCCCATGAAGCGCACGGCGCTCGCGCTCCACCACCTCATCTCGAGCCGCTTCCGCGGCGACAGCCTGCAGCTCATCGCCTTCGCCCGCTACGCCGAGGTCATCGACATCGAGGAGCTCACCGCGAAAGACGCCGTGTGGGACAAGGGCACGAATCTGCAGCACGCGCTGCTGCTCGCGCAGCGCCATTTCCGCCGCAACCCCGCGGCGCAGCCCGTGCTGCTCGTCGTGACCGACGGCGAGCCCACCTCGCACCTCGAGGGCGACGGGCACGTCCACTTCGCCTACCCGCCCGATCCCCGCACGATCGCGGCGACGGTGCGCGAGCTGGACACGGTGCAGCGACTCGGCGCGCAGACGACCTTCTTCCGTCTCGGCGAGGACCCCGGGCTGGCGCGATTCATCGACGCCCTCGCCCGCCGCGCCGGCGGGCACGTCGTGGCGCCCGAGCTCGACGACCTGGGCCGCGCCGTCGTCGACAGCTACCTCGGCTCGCGGCACACCGGCCGCGGCACGCCCGAGGACTTCGGCGACATGCTGCACGGCCGCTCCTGGTGGTCGTAGCCGCGGGCTCTCGTGCGCCCGCCCGGGCG
This genomic interval carries:
- a CDS encoding VWA domain-containing protein; the encoded protein is MARSFHRTPAHTSRYGRYSGGDPLAPPVAVQAALEAIGQDVMSGTSAERAMREYLRRGDRDREGLDDLARRVRERRSELLRRHRLDGTMEEIRKLLDHAVLEERKHLVRDVNLDDDVRDFAEMRLENLPPSTAAAVNDLADYDWQSPTARADYDRIRELLGRELLDQRFAGMKNALENATDADKQAIRDMLNDLNDLLEKRRLGEDTQEDFDEFMRRHGDQFPENPKNLDELMDALAERSAAAQRMLNSMTPEQREELMSLAAQAFGSPELMQSLSRLDDNLRSLRPGEDWTGSASFSGDEPTGLGEATGVMQDLSDLEALSDQLSQAYPGARMDDIDLDALERLIGEDAAVSARTLRDLEQELKDTGMLQRASDGALRLTPRAMRQLGRALLRDIATRQSGRLGRRETRNAGAAGDRTGATREWAFGDTEPWDIPRTVSNAVLRTVADGGDATSGVRLKTSDVEVVETEQRTQAAVALLVDTSFSMAMDGRWVPMKRTALALHHLISSRFRGDSLQLIAFARYAEVIDIEELTAKDAVWDKGTNLQHALLLAQRHFRRNPAAQPVLLVVTDGEPTSHLEGDGHVHFAYPPDPRTIAATVRELDTVQRLGAQTTFFRLGEDPGLARFIDALARRAGGHVVAPELDDLGRAVVDSYLGSRHTGRGTPEDFGDMLHGRSWWS